The region GGTATGGCGAGGCAATGGCGCGCGCGCGGAGGGCCGGTCGGACGGCCCAGCCCGGCAATCAACGACAACCCGTTTGACGACGTGATCGAGCAGGTGGACCGAGCGGCCGAGGTGCTCGGGCTGGCGCCAGCCGAGGTCGAGCTGCTCAAGCACCCGAAGCGGCAGGTGATCGTCTCTCTGCCGATCCCGATGGACGACGGCTCGGTCCAGGTCTTCACCGGCTACCGCGTCCTCCACGACAACACGCGCGGCCCCGGCAAGGGCGGCGTCCGCTTCCATCCCGAGGTTGACCTGGACGAGGTCAAAGCCCTGGCCGCCTGGATGTCCTGGAAGTGCGCCCTGGTGGACGTGGCGTTCGGCGGGGCCAAGGGCGGCGTGACCTGCGATCCGCGCAAGCTCTCGGCCGGCGAGTTGGAGCGGCTGACCCGCCGCTACACCGCTGAGATCTTCGAGGTGATCGGCCCGAACCTCGACATCCCGGCCCCGGACGTCGGCACCGACGCCCGCGTGATGGCCTGGATGATGGACACCTATTCGATGAAGCGCGGGTATGTGGAGCCGGGTGTCGTGACGGGCAAGCCGATCGTCCTGGGCGGCTCGCTGGGGCGCGAGGCGGCGACGGGGCGTGGCATCGTGGTGACCACCCGCGAGGCCCTCCGCGATCTTGGGATGTCACTGGAGGGCGTACGGGTTGCCATACAGGGGTTCGGCAACGTCGGTTCGAACGCCGCGCGGCTGCTGGCCGAGGCCGGCGCGAAGATCGTGGCGGTCGGCGACGTGAGCGGCGGCCTCTACCGCGAGGACGGCCTCGACATCGCGGCCCTGCTGCGGCACCGCTCCGAGCACAGCGTCGTCGAAGGGTTCCCGGGCGCCCAGCCGCTCACCAACGACGAGCTGCTGACCTTGCCCGTCGACGTACTGGTGCCGGCCGCTCTCGAAGGACAGCTGCACGAGGGCAACGCCGACCGGGTCCGCGCGAAGCTGATCGTGGAGGGCGCGAACGGCCCCACCACTGCCGAGGGCGACGAGATCTTCCGAGCGCGCGGCATCCCGGTGGCGCCCGACATCATGGCGAACTCGGGCGGCGTGGTGGTCTCCTACTTCGAGTGGGTGCAGGACCGCTACGGCTTCTTCTGGACCGAGGCGGAGGTCAACCAGCGGCTCGAAGAGAAGATGGTGCAGGCGTACGCGGCCCTTCGGGGCGCCATCGACCGCTTCGACCTTGTCAACGACCTTCGAACGGCGGCGTACACCGTGGCGATGCAGCGCATCCTGGAGGCACGGCGGCTGCGCGGCCTGTATGCGTGAGGATCGTGGATCGTGGATCGTGGATCGTGGATCGTGGATCGTGGATCGTGGATCGTGGATCGTGGATCGTGGATCGTGGATCGTGGATCGTGGAAGGGTAACGTCTGACAGGTGCCGCTGCGATGTAGCAAGCACGCGACTCACAATTGTCATCCTGAGCGAAGCGAAGGATCTCACCCGCTGACGCGAATGTTGACGGTCAGCGGGTGAGGCAAGCGCTGACGATGAACGGACACGGCGAGAGTTGACGGTCAGCGGGTGGTGACGCGAGCGTTGGCGGTCAGCGGGTGAGATC is a window of Chloroflexota bacterium DNA encoding:
- a CDS encoding Glu/Leu/Phe/Val dehydrogenase produces the protein MARQWRARGGPVGRPSPAINDNPFDDVIEQVDRAAEVLGLAPAEVELLKHPKRQVIVSLPIPMDDGSVQVFTGYRVLHDNTRGPGKGGVRFHPEVDLDEVKALAAWMSWKCALVDVAFGGAKGGVTCDPRKLSAGELERLTRRYTAEIFEVIGPNLDIPAPDVGTDARVMAWMMDTYSMKRGYVEPGVVTGKPIVLGGSLGREAATGRGIVVTTREALRDLGMSLEGVRVAIQGFGNVGSNAARLLAEAGAKIVAVGDVSGGLYREDGLDIAALLRHRSEHSVVEGFPGAQPLTNDELLTLPVDVLVPAALEGQLHEGNADRVRAKLIVEGANGPTTAEGDEIFRARGIPVAPDIMANSGGVVVSYFEWVQDRYGFFWTEAEVNQRLEEKMVQAYAALRGAIDRFDLVNDLRTAAYTVAMQRILEARRLRGLYA